A single genomic interval of Nostoc commune NIES-4072 harbors:
- a CDS encoding DUF4327 family protein codes for MNTTVKYDIELIKQEALQLVKKRLINRQQSIYTLCKYIPPCDWVNFELELEKNEFLLRDRIIDLLNQESWEDD; via the coding sequence ATGAATACTACGGTAAAATATGACATCGAGCTTATCAAGCAAGAAGCACTGCAACTTGTTAAAAAGAGACTTATTAACCGTCAGCAGTCAATTTATACCCTTTGTAAATATATTCCTCCTTGTGACTGGGTTAATTTTGAACTTGAGTTAGAAAAAAACGAATTTTTACTCAGAGATAGAATTATCGATCTCCTGAACCAGGAATCTTGGGAAGACGATTGA